The following are encoded in a window of Microcaecilia unicolor chromosome 14, aMicUni1.1, whole genome shotgun sequence genomic DNA:
- the PSMB6 gene encoding proteasome subunit beta type-6 has protein sequence MAVVAMKQRWHEQQQWELGWEGDCCGTVSQPLVMRGPQRRGDRGVSTGTTIMAVEFDGGVVMGADSRTTTGAYIANRVTDKLTAIHDRIFCCRSGSAADTQAIADAVAYQLGLHSIELDEPPLVHTAASLFKDMCYRYREDLMAGIIVAGWDKSKGGQVYTVPVGGMMVHQPFSVGGSGSSYIYGFVDSSYKPGMSKDECLQFTANALALAMERDGSSGGVIRLAAITEAGVERKVILGSELPCFTVA, from the exons ATGGCGGTTGTAGCGATGAAGCAGCGGTGgcatgagcagcagcagtgggagctGGGCTGGGAGGGAGATTGTTGCGGTACTGTCTCTCAGCCCTTGGTGATGCGAGGTCCTCAAAGGAGGGGCGACAGGGGTGTGAGCACTGGG actACAATCATGGCAGTGGAGTTTGATGGAGGAGTCGTCATGGGAGCAGATTCACGTACAACGACAGG TGCATATATTGCTAACCGGGTGACAGACAAGCTGACCGCAATCCATGACAGAATTTTCTGCTGTCGCTCTGGTTCTGCTGCAGACACCCAGGCCATTGCTGATGCTGTTGCATACCAGTTAGGTTTACACAG CATTGAGTTAGACGAACCCCCACTGGTGCACACAGCAGCAAGTCTTTTCAAGGATATGTGCTACCGCTACCGGGAGGACCTTATGGCAGGCATCATTGTGGCTGGTTGGGATAAGAGCAAAGGCGGACAG GTATATACTGTCCCTGTTGGCGGTATGATGGTACATCAGCCTTTTTCTGTGGGTGGCTCTGGTAGTTCTTACATCTATGGTTTTGTGGACTCTTCATATAAACCTGGGATGAGCAAGGATGAGTGCTTACAGTTCACAGCCAATG CCTTGGCATTGGCCATGGAGAGGGATGGCTCCAGTGGTGGTGTGATCCGTCTGGCTGCAATCACAGAGGCTGGTGTGGAACGCAAGGTGATCCTGGGCAGTGAGCTACCATGCTTCACTGTGGCATGA